The following coding sequences lie in one Nerophis lumbriciformis linkage group LG02, RoL_Nlum_v2.1, whole genome shotgun sequence genomic window:
- the cep68 gene encoding centrosomal protein of 68 kDa isoform X2, with amino-acid sequence MPFCPINTDGCSPGKMHAAENKPGKTLNRKTEANTRDEKAKQWEKVLTRRNVTMAPTSRCLNDRCYVIRKPLFSIEQPSILKKTHQNKHTQKEKYACIGDKKMDEDQHSTNTNYQTMSGEDPVSYSFCPSNTSDYSTLKAACGSPLAISELRGCTEHEEPYSSPPIFPRRRPIKCSFSSSFLEFQKMERPLMPQMASTGHNPTYTPRSMSYSNRGHTELKRPSSEVWSSRQDMSLYEANYWDCAIPKSVHPISNRQTADWNPNREYQALLDYTYPLRPGQVDSEWDNFDCHRGSLQQTDLNLQDSGIELDNCCSFTSLSGLNLSPSSNIQTKMLETLSGDQKISSSDLHSFTQSAGVSLDSLDFGTSKDVVNCHQDGGQLQYSQPSSTSALIRTSVLPQSKCVGGHCLDFGTGKDVVNCHQDGVQLQYSQPSSSSAFIRTTSVLPQSKCVSGDLDNEFWCLPDQLQEPQFLSRQVKDLTARLGVPVTASWGSLQSDTASIFNTLKLPVKNSVKEVEESNKNVNVDERSVTESVRSSRPWIESDGGGLTHGSIQDVENLVEQLCGLTLSDTQRTMLVEQDHNPSLIQQIYIFSSLLEQHVCWLYMLSDKMDVLAAPTDDVKRLLAEYQQEVSIHQPLISRVLHTVLGNTLMLIQKHFGALKDQIELFLPSKRSNKDDLTQRSDTA; translated from the exons ATGCCATTCTGTCCGATAAACACCGATGGATGTAGCCCGGGGAAGATGCATGCTGCAGAAAATAAACCAGGGAAAACCCTGAACCGAAAGACAGAAGCCAATACGAGGGATGAGAAAGCCAAACAATGGGAGAAAGTGCTGACACGTAGAAATGTTACAATGGCACCGACTTCCAGGTGTCTGAATGACAGGTGCTATGTGATCAGAAAGCCTCTGTTCTCCATCGAACAACCATCCATTTTAAAGAAGACCCATCAAAATAAGCACACACAGAAG GAGAAATATGCATGTATAGGTGACAAGAAAATGGATGAAGATCAGCATTCCACCAACACGAATTACCAGACTATGTCAGGAGAGGACCCAGTGAGCTACAGCTTCTGTCCCAGCAATACCTCAGATTATTCAACCTTGAAAGCAGCGTGCGGCTCACCGCTGGCTATCTCAGAGCTCAGAGGCTGCACTGAACACGAAGAACCTTACTCTTCTCCACCTATTTTCCCTAGAAGAAGACCAATTAAGTGCAGCTTCTCCAGCTCCTTCCTTGAGTTTCAGAAAATGGAGCGTCCTCTAATGCCGCAAATGGCGTCTACTGGTCACAACCCCACCTACACACCACGCTCTATGTCTTACTCCAACAGAGGCCACACAGAGCTCAAAAGACCTTCTTCAGAAGTGTGGTCAAGTAGACAAGATATGTCCTTATATGAAGCAAACTATTGGGACTGTGCTATCCCTAAGTCTGTTCACCCAATCTCAAATAGGCAGACTGCAGACTGGAATCCAAACAGGGAGTACCAAGCCCTCCTCGACTACACCTACCCTCTCAGGCCTGGACAGGTGGACAGTGAGTGGGATAACTTTGACTGCCACAGAGGTTCTCTCCAACAAACAGACCTGAACTTGCAGGATTCTGGAATTGAACTGGACAACTGTTGTAGCTTTACCAGCCTGTCTGGATTGAACTTAAGCCCAAGCagcaacatacaaacaaaaatgttGGAGACGCTGAGTGGTGATCAGAAAATCAGTTCCTCAGATCTGCACTCATTTACGCAATCTGCTGGGGTGTCTTTGGACAGTTTGGACTTTGGTACGAGCAAAGACGTAGTGAATTGTCACCAGGATGGAGGCCAGCTTCAATATTCACAACCCTCATCCACCAGTGCTTTAATCCGTACAAGTGTTCTTCCTCAGTCCAAATGTGTTGGTGGGCACTGTTTGGACTTTGGTACAGGCAAAGACGTAGTGAATTGTCACCAGGATGGAGTCCAGCTTCAATATTCACAACCCTCATCCTCCAGTGCTTTCATCCGTACAACAAGTGTTCTTCCTCAGTCCAAATGTGTTAGTGGGGACTTAGACAATGAGTTCTGGTGTCTGCCAGATCAGCTACAGGAGCCGCAGTTCCTCTCCAGACAG GTAAAGGACTTGACAGCCAGGCTTGGTGTTCCTGTCACAGCCAGCTGGGGGTCTTTGCAGTCAGACACAGCTTCCATCTTCAACACATTAAAGCTACCTGTGAAGAATTCGGTCAAAGAGGTAGAAGAAAGCAATAAGAATGTGAACGTAGATGAAAGGAGTGTGACTGAATCAG TGAGAAGTTCCAGGCCGTGGATAGAGTCTGATGGAGGAGGACTGACCCACGGCAGTATCCAGGATGTGGAAAACTTGGTAGAGCAACTGTGTGGTCTCACTCTGAGTGACACTCAGAGGACCATGCTGGTGGAACAGGACCATAATCCTTCTTTAATACAACAGATATAT ATCTTCTCCTCGCTCTTAGAGCAGCATGTCTGCTGGCTCTACATGCTTTCTGACAAGATGGACGTGTTGGCTGCACCCACTGACGACGTGAAGAGGTTACTTGCTGAATACCAG CAAGAGGTGAGCATTCATCAGCCGCTGATATCTCGTGTTCTGCACACAG TTTTAGGAAACACTTTGATGTTAATCCAGAAGCATTTTGGAGCCTTGAAGGACCAAATTGAACTTTTTTTACCCTCCAAGCGATCCAACAAGGACGATCTGACTCAACGCAGCGATACAGCCTAG
- the cep68 gene encoding centrosomal protein of 68 kDa isoform X3: MPFCPINTDGCSPGKMHAAENKPGKTLNRKTEANTRDEKAKQWEKVLTRRNVTMAPTSRCLNDRCYVIRKPLFSIEQPSILKKTHQNKHTQKEKYACIGDKKMDEDQHSTNTNYQTMSGEDPVSYSFCPSNTSDYSTLKAACGSPLAISELRGCTEHEEPYSSPPIFPRRRPIKCSFSSSFLEFQKMERPLMPQMASTGHNPTYTPRSMSYSNRGHTELKRPSSEVWSSRQDMSLYEANYWDCAIPKSVHPISNRQTADWNPNREYQALLDYTYPLRPGQVDSEWDNFDCHRGSLQQTDLNLQDSGIELDNCCSFTSLSGLNLSPSSNIQTKMLETLSGDQKISSSDLHSFTQSAGVSLDSLDFGTSKDVVNCHQDGGQLQYSQPSSTSALIRTSVLPQSKCVGGHCLDFGTGKDVVNCHQDGVQLQYSQPSSSSAFIRTTSVLPQSKCVSGDLDNEFWCLPDQLQEPQFLSRQVKDLTARLGVPVTASWGSLQSDTASIFNTLKLPVKNSVKEVEESNKNVNVDERSVTESVRSSRPWIESDGGGLTHGSIQDVENLVEQLCGLTLSDTQRTMLVEQDHNPSLIQQIYIFSSLLEQHVCWLYMLSDKMDVLAAPTDDVKRLLAEYQVSSSSAPWRPPVQF, translated from the exons ATGCCATTCTGTCCGATAAACACCGATGGATGTAGCCCGGGGAAGATGCATGCTGCAGAAAATAAACCAGGGAAAACCCTGAACCGAAAGACAGAAGCCAATACGAGGGATGAGAAAGCCAAACAATGGGAGAAAGTGCTGACACGTAGAAATGTTACAATGGCACCGACTTCCAGGTGTCTGAATGACAGGTGCTATGTGATCAGAAAGCCTCTGTTCTCCATCGAACAACCATCCATTTTAAAGAAGACCCATCAAAATAAGCACACACAGAAG GAGAAATATGCATGTATAGGTGACAAGAAAATGGATGAAGATCAGCATTCCACCAACACGAATTACCAGACTATGTCAGGAGAGGACCCAGTGAGCTACAGCTTCTGTCCCAGCAATACCTCAGATTATTCAACCTTGAAAGCAGCGTGCGGCTCACCGCTGGCTATCTCAGAGCTCAGAGGCTGCACTGAACACGAAGAACCTTACTCTTCTCCACCTATTTTCCCTAGAAGAAGACCAATTAAGTGCAGCTTCTCCAGCTCCTTCCTTGAGTTTCAGAAAATGGAGCGTCCTCTAATGCCGCAAATGGCGTCTACTGGTCACAACCCCACCTACACACCACGCTCTATGTCTTACTCCAACAGAGGCCACACAGAGCTCAAAAGACCTTCTTCAGAAGTGTGGTCAAGTAGACAAGATATGTCCTTATATGAAGCAAACTATTGGGACTGTGCTATCCCTAAGTCTGTTCACCCAATCTCAAATAGGCAGACTGCAGACTGGAATCCAAACAGGGAGTACCAAGCCCTCCTCGACTACACCTACCCTCTCAGGCCTGGACAGGTGGACAGTGAGTGGGATAACTTTGACTGCCACAGAGGTTCTCTCCAACAAACAGACCTGAACTTGCAGGATTCTGGAATTGAACTGGACAACTGTTGTAGCTTTACCAGCCTGTCTGGATTGAACTTAAGCCCAAGCagcaacatacaaacaaaaatgttGGAGACGCTGAGTGGTGATCAGAAAATCAGTTCCTCAGATCTGCACTCATTTACGCAATCTGCTGGGGTGTCTTTGGACAGTTTGGACTTTGGTACGAGCAAAGACGTAGTGAATTGTCACCAGGATGGAGGCCAGCTTCAATATTCACAACCCTCATCCACCAGTGCTTTAATCCGTACAAGTGTTCTTCCTCAGTCCAAATGTGTTGGTGGGCACTGTTTGGACTTTGGTACAGGCAAAGACGTAGTGAATTGTCACCAGGATGGAGTCCAGCTTCAATATTCACAACCCTCATCCTCCAGTGCTTTCATCCGTACAACAAGTGTTCTTCCTCAGTCCAAATGTGTTAGTGGGGACTTAGACAATGAGTTCTGGTGTCTGCCAGATCAGCTACAGGAGCCGCAGTTCCTCTCCAGACAG GTAAAGGACTTGACAGCCAGGCTTGGTGTTCCTGTCACAGCCAGCTGGGGGTCTTTGCAGTCAGACACAGCTTCCATCTTCAACACATTAAAGCTACCTGTGAAGAATTCGGTCAAAGAGGTAGAAGAAAGCAATAAGAATGTGAACGTAGATGAAAGGAGTGTGACTGAATCAG TGAGAAGTTCCAGGCCGTGGATAGAGTCTGATGGAGGAGGACTGACCCACGGCAGTATCCAGGATGTGGAAAACTTGGTAGAGCAACTGTGTGGTCTCACTCTGAGTGACACTCAGAGGACCATGCTGGTGGAACAGGACCATAATCCTTCTTTAATACAACAGATATAT ATCTTCTCCTCGCTCTTAGAGCAGCATGTCTGCTGGCTCTACATGCTTTCTGACAAGATGGACGTGTTGGCTGCACCCACTGACGACGTGAAGAGGTTACTTGCTGAATACCAG GTGAGCAGCTCCTCAGCTCCATGGAGGCCACCTGTCCAG TTTTAG
- the cep68 gene encoding centrosomal protein of 68 kDa isoform X1 produces the protein MPFCPINTDGCSPGKMHAAENKPGKTLNRKTEANTRDEKAKQWEKVLTRRNVTMAPTSRCLNDRCYVIRKPLFSIEQPSILKKTHQNKHTQKEKYACIGDKKMDEDQHSTNTNYQTMSGEDPVSYSFCPSNTSDYSTLKAACGSPLAISELRGCTEHEEPYSSPPIFPRRRPIKCSFSSSFLEFQKMERPLMPQMASTGHNPTYTPRSMSYSNRGHTELKRPSSEVWSSRQDMSLYEANYWDCAIPKSVHPISNRQTADWNPNREYQALLDYTYPLRPGQVDSEWDNFDCHRGSLQQTDLNLQDSGIELDNCCSFTSLSGLNLSPSSNIQTKMLETLSGDQKISSSDLHSFTQSAGVSLDSLDFGTSKDVVNCHQDGGQLQYSQPSSTSALIRTSVLPQSKCVGGHCLDFGTGKDVVNCHQDGVQLQYSQPSSSSAFIRTTSVLPQSKCVSGDLDNEFWCLPDQLQEPQFLSRQVKDLTARLGVPVTASWGSLQSDTASIFNTLKLPVKNSVKEVEESNKNVNVDERSVTESVRSSRPWIESDGGGLTHGSIQDVENLVEQLCGLTLSDTQRTMLVEQDHNPSLIQQIYIFSSLLEQHVCWLYMLSDKMDVLAAPTDDVKRLLAEYQQEVSIHQPLISRVLHTGEQLLSSMEATCPVLGNTLMLIQKHFGALKDQIELFLPSKRSNKDDLTQRSDTA, from the exons ATGCCATTCTGTCCGATAAACACCGATGGATGTAGCCCGGGGAAGATGCATGCTGCAGAAAATAAACCAGGGAAAACCCTGAACCGAAAGACAGAAGCCAATACGAGGGATGAGAAAGCCAAACAATGGGAGAAAGTGCTGACACGTAGAAATGTTACAATGGCACCGACTTCCAGGTGTCTGAATGACAGGTGCTATGTGATCAGAAAGCCTCTGTTCTCCATCGAACAACCATCCATTTTAAAGAAGACCCATCAAAATAAGCACACACAGAAG GAGAAATATGCATGTATAGGTGACAAGAAAATGGATGAAGATCAGCATTCCACCAACACGAATTACCAGACTATGTCAGGAGAGGACCCAGTGAGCTACAGCTTCTGTCCCAGCAATACCTCAGATTATTCAACCTTGAAAGCAGCGTGCGGCTCACCGCTGGCTATCTCAGAGCTCAGAGGCTGCACTGAACACGAAGAACCTTACTCTTCTCCACCTATTTTCCCTAGAAGAAGACCAATTAAGTGCAGCTTCTCCAGCTCCTTCCTTGAGTTTCAGAAAATGGAGCGTCCTCTAATGCCGCAAATGGCGTCTACTGGTCACAACCCCACCTACACACCACGCTCTATGTCTTACTCCAACAGAGGCCACACAGAGCTCAAAAGACCTTCTTCAGAAGTGTGGTCAAGTAGACAAGATATGTCCTTATATGAAGCAAACTATTGGGACTGTGCTATCCCTAAGTCTGTTCACCCAATCTCAAATAGGCAGACTGCAGACTGGAATCCAAACAGGGAGTACCAAGCCCTCCTCGACTACACCTACCCTCTCAGGCCTGGACAGGTGGACAGTGAGTGGGATAACTTTGACTGCCACAGAGGTTCTCTCCAACAAACAGACCTGAACTTGCAGGATTCTGGAATTGAACTGGACAACTGTTGTAGCTTTACCAGCCTGTCTGGATTGAACTTAAGCCCAAGCagcaacatacaaacaaaaatgttGGAGACGCTGAGTGGTGATCAGAAAATCAGTTCCTCAGATCTGCACTCATTTACGCAATCTGCTGGGGTGTCTTTGGACAGTTTGGACTTTGGTACGAGCAAAGACGTAGTGAATTGTCACCAGGATGGAGGCCAGCTTCAATATTCACAACCCTCATCCACCAGTGCTTTAATCCGTACAAGTGTTCTTCCTCAGTCCAAATGTGTTGGTGGGCACTGTTTGGACTTTGGTACAGGCAAAGACGTAGTGAATTGTCACCAGGATGGAGTCCAGCTTCAATATTCACAACCCTCATCCTCCAGTGCTTTCATCCGTACAACAAGTGTTCTTCCTCAGTCCAAATGTGTTAGTGGGGACTTAGACAATGAGTTCTGGTGTCTGCCAGATCAGCTACAGGAGCCGCAGTTCCTCTCCAGACAG GTAAAGGACTTGACAGCCAGGCTTGGTGTTCCTGTCACAGCCAGCTGGGGGTCTTTGCAGTCAGACACAGCTTCCATCTTCAACACATTAAAGCTACCTGTGAAGAATTCGGTCAAAGAGGTAGAAGAAAGCAATAAGAATGTGAACGTAGATGAAAGGAGTGTGACTGAATCAG TGAGAAGTTCCAGGCCGTGGATAGAGTCTGATGGAGGAGGACTGACCCACGGCAGTATCCAGGATGTGGAAAACTTGGTAGAGCAACTGTGTGGTCTCACTCTGAGTGACACTCAGAGGACCATGCTGGTGGAACAGGACCATAATCCTTCTTTAATACAACAGATATAT ATCTTCTCCTCGCTCTTAGAGCAGCATGTCTGCTGGCTCTACATGCTTTCTGACAAGATGGACGTGTTGGCTGCACCCACTGACGACGTGAAGAGGTTACTTGCTGAATACCAG CAAGAGGTGAGCATTCATCAGCCGCTGATATCTCGTGTTCTGCACACAGGTGAGCAGCTCCTCAGCTCCATGGAGGCCACCTGTCCAG TTTTAGGAAACACTTTGATGTTAATCCAGAAGCATTTTGGAGCCTTGAAGGACCAAATTGAACTTTTTTTACCCTCCAAGCGATCCAACAAGGACGATCTGACTCAACGCAGCGATACAGCCTAG